From the genome of Candidatus Dormiibacterota bacterium:
CATAGCCTGAGTAGGTATGCACGATGTACCACAGCTTCGCCATGCCCGTCATCGCCCTCAACCTGCGTGCGTGAAGACCCAGCTGACCATGTGGAACAGCACGGTGTCCACGATCCACAGGAACAGCGCGAAGACGAAGACGGTCACGATGACGACGGTCGTCGTGCCGCGCACTTCGATCCAGGACGGCCACGAAGTGCGCTTCAGCTCCGACCGTACCTCGACCAGGAACGTCCGTGCCCTCGTCCACCAGTTC
Proteins encoded in this window:
- the secE gene encoding preprotein translocase subunit SecE; amino-acid sequence: MNWWTRARTFLVEVRSELKRTSWPSWIEVRGTTTVVIVTVFVFALFLWIVDTVLFHMVSWVFTHAG